A segment of the Babesia bovis T2Bo apicoplast, complete genome genome:
TTACTTCACAGCACTAGCTGACGACAACCATGCACCACCTTAAGATTAATTAACATTTTTATTTTAATAAAAACTTATTTTAAATTATGTTAAATATTGGTAAGATTTTTTGGGCTGCATCAAATTAAACAACATAGCTCATCACTTGTATAAGTTCCCGTCAGTTCCTTTGAATTTGACTCTTGCGAGTGTACTCTTCAGGCGGAATATTTAACGTATTAACTTTAAATTTAAAAATATTATTTCTAAATTTTAATATTCATAATTTACGGCTAAAACTACTGGGGTATCTAATCCCATTCGCTACTTTAGCTTTCATCCTCCAATGTCAGAAGTAAACCAGTTTAATACTTTCATTTTTGGCCTTCTTTAATGTATAGAAATCATATTTCACCATTACTCAAAAAATTCCTTAAACTTATTTTACCCTCTAAGTTTATTAATCTTAATATTAATGTTTAAAAATATTATTTTTAAATTTTTAAAATAATATAATAAACCATCTAAGGATGCTTTATGCCCAATAAATGCGAATAACGCTTATATCCTCTGTATTACCGCGGCTGCTGGCACAGAGTTTGCCGATATTTTCTTATAATTCGATCACATGTTTTAGAATTATTTACAGAAATTTACATTTTATTTCATCTTTTTCACACGACGTCACTCTATCTAGTTTTCACTAATTGTAGAATATTCCCCACTGCTGCTCTCTCTATAGAAATTCAGATTTTATCTCAATTCTGATGTGACTGTAAACCCTCTCAGGCCAGTTATTGATCTTCACCTTAATATTATTTTTTAATATTAAATAGCTAATCAAAAATAGAATTAATTTGTAAATAAAAATTTTAATTGTACGTTTTTAGCACTTAAAGAGAATTAGTATAAACACACATAAAATGCACACTTATAGTTATCCTCGATTTACAATTTTAGTTCTATTCATTACTCACCTCTACACTAATTTAAATAATATTAAAAATTTTAATATTTTAAATTTAATTAGCATGTGTTAAAAGTACGTCTTAAGCGTTCATTCTAAGCTAGGATCTAACTTATATAATTAATTTTATTCTTAATTGTTTGCAAAATCGTATTTTATGATTTTATTATTTTATTGTATTATTTTATAGAATACTCTGTATACACACAGAGAAAAGATCTGAAAGGAATTTAACCTTTATAATATAATTCGTAATTATGTACTTTAACTTTTAAGCTACAGATCTAAAATGACTAGACTATTTTGGAATTGAACCAAAATCTTACATTTATCATATGTATACTTTACCTTTAAGCTAAAAGTCTAAAAAATATTGAAATTAATTAAATATGTGGAAATAAGTGGAATTTAACCACTATTCTTATTTTGCAAAAATAAAATTTTAACATTAAATTATATTCCCGTACAATTGTAGTGTAGATAATAATGGAATCAAACCATTGTTTTTTAAGTGTAAATTAAATATTTTATTCATTAAATTAATTATCTACTTTACACAATTTTTTTATAAATAAAGAGACTCGAACTCTTATATATAACTAAATCCTAAATTTAGCGCGTCTACCATTTCCGCCATATTTATTTTTAAGTGTTATACACATATATGTATATGTCAAAAATCAGATTCGAACTGATTACCTTTGGTCCTTCAAACCAACACTCTAGCCGTTAGTGAGCTATTTTGACTTATGTTTTATTATTTTATTTAACCTGTATAACAAAAAAAGGGCTCAAACCTTCAACTTTGGACAATGAAACCAATGAGTTATTCTTTTACTCCATTTTGTTATATGTATAAAGTTTGCAAAAAAATATTAGATATATAAAAATGTATAAAAAAATTATATATATATATATGTATAAGTTTTCGGCAAGCACAAAATCTTAATAATAGCCGCATACTATAAATGCTAAATACATATTTTGGTTATTTTTTCTGAAATATTTTTAAACTAGACTATAAGTTATAGGGTATAAATGAATTCAATAAGATTTTAACTTATATTAAAAATTTAGAAAATTTTTGTTTTAAATATTTAAACTATAAATCCGTTATAATGCTGATAAAAAAAATTTATTTAGTTCACGCTTCCTCTTATAATAGGGGATATAATGAACTTAATAAAAAAATTTATAGATTTAAAATTAACATTGTTGCTTAAAATATTTAAATCTGTCAGTAGAGTATTAAAATTTAAATCACAAACTCCCATTGTAAATTTATTTTTAGAGTTACATTCTTTAACTGCTAATATATTAGAATCTAGATTAAGTATGAATACAAATTTAGAACATGATATATTTTTTAAATATTTAGTAAAGTTATATTTTATTTTAAGTTTTTTCAACTTAGTTATTAGAGGCATGTCTATTTCGTTATCAAGTTCACATAACTTTGATATAAATAAATGTATAATTATAAGATTTTGTATAACAGTTTTATTAGTTAATGTACCGTTTATCCATGAAGTATTTATACAGTTACTATTTGTAAATTTAGTTAAATAATAAATAAATTTATTAGTATTAAGTTTTGTTGTATTTATAAGTGTTATATAAGATTTATTTTTACTTAATAAAAATATTATCTTGTAAAGTTTGTATAAACTTACAGCTGTGTGTAATATATTTATGATGTAACAATTATCTATTATTTTATATAGATTATTTGTTTTTTTAGTTAGTTTACGTATGTTACTTATATGTAAATAATTTTTTAGTAATATATTAAAATTTAAAATCATTATGAGTTTTATTTTGAAAATATCTATACCATCCGGACCCTACAGGTATAAAATTAGATGTTATTAAATTAGATTTAATATCTACACACCAATCAACTTTATTATGAGTTATAACACTTTTTAAAGTTCTTAATGTTTCCCTAAAACTTAATTTAGATAAAATACAAGAAGTATACATAGTGTATCTTGTAAGACCAGTTAAATAAGGATTATACTTTATTAATTTTGTTGTAGAGGCTAATAAAAAAGAATTATTTATTATACTTATGAATTTAATACTTTCTATTTTAGTATATTTTAACTCAATTTTATGTATTTTATTAAATATTATAAAGCTTGATAATTTCGAAACTATAATTATTAAATTGGAATACAATATTTTTATGTTATTATAAGAATATAGTGAAAATATAGCTAAAAATAATCCTATAAAATAATAAAATAAAGATATAAAAGAAGATCTATAATTATTTTTATTATTATTTATATAGGTGTATTTTTGTATATAATATATATAATTGTTAACATTTGACACATCATATAGACTTAAAGGAAATGCTATTAATCCTTTTTTAAATTTAGAATCACTAGAATAACATAAGTTATTTACGCTTTTTTCTATGTTTAAAACATCTACATTGTAAAGTGTTACATTAGTATAAGTATTTAGTGTGTATTTTAAAATACTTAAATACTTGTACAAGTCCATTGTTTCTTTAGTTTCTGGGTACCTACCCTCAAATAATTTATCTATTTTATTTAAATTTGTTTCTTTTGTTTTAATTATGTTTGATTTTGGTTTATTTTTTCTGCTTATTAAGTAGGGGTGTATAAAATAGCTATATACACTATTAAGTTTATTGTTAGTGTTGGTTTTTGTTTTTTGTTTAAGTTTTATATTTTTTTCTAAACTATAGTTTTGTTCGTTACTATATTGTGTTAATTTCATTTTAAAATTGTATTTAAAAATTTATATTAAAAAATATTTTTTAATTTTAAAAAGATTTTTAACATATTTTGCAGGTGTTATATTTTTATTAAAAGTTTTGTTATAACAATCTATCATGCACCAAACATTATTTAAAATTTTTATACAATTTATAAACGCAAATGAAAAACACATTGTACTAGCTATATTAAAAATATTATTTTTATGTAAGTAATAAGTATTAAATAACAAATTAGAAACCGATAAATTATTATAATTTACATTAATTATAGCAAAATAATCTAATTTTAAAGGTTCAAATACGGCTTCTACATAACTTGTATCATACATAACTTCTGTAGCGAGGCTATTTAAAGCTGGCTTATCTCCTAAGTGAAAAGTTCTTAATAGCATCTGAGTACTAGGCTCTCCTAACGCTTGGGCACTTATAGTACCTTTACAGTACCCAGAAAGACTTATATCTTTATAATCTAAATCGGAACATTTTAAACAAACAGATTTATTATTTAAGCATAAAAAAGGAATATTTATTTGTTTATTGTTTTTTTTATAGTTTATACATTTGTATAAAGTTTTACAATAAAGATTTTTAATATAAACATTTCTTAAACTTTCTATTAATCTTCTAGTTAAATATCCAGATTCTGCTGTATTAAGGCTGCTGTCTATTATACTATTTCTAGCAGAAAAAGAAGAATAAATAAAATCTTTTAAATTTAGTCCGTAGTATAGGTTACTTAATAAATAAGTACAATTTTCTGTTATAGAAGAAGTTCCTTTAATAGTTAAAATTTGTAATAATTGATTTAATGTAAGTTTTGCTTTTAATTTTGTAAAACAAAACAACATAGACATAAAATTATCTTTTTCAATGTATAAATTTAATAAATAATTAAAATTATGTATATTTTTTGTACTTATATGTATATTATACAAAGGTGTAAATTTAAAGCTATTTAAATTGTAATTAAATGGAAAAATTGAAGAGTATTCGAAAGATATATTTACTAATTCTTGTAAATGTTTTTCTAAATGTGATAATTCTACAATAGATAATAATTTTAAAGTTTTATTAATTTTATTAGGCATTATAAATTATAGCTGTTTAATTTAACTTTGTTTTCGTTTAAAATCAACTTTAAAAGATGTTAGTTGTCTTCCTATTGTTGTTTTATAAAAACGTTTATAATGTCTTAATGTGTAAGGACTATTTACATAAAAATTGTTAAAACTTAATTCTACTAAAACAGCGTTATTGCAGGCTATTACTGACGTAGATAAGCAATTAGTATAATTGTACGCTGTTAATGTGTATTTACCTAAAAGTGCCCCTTGTGTAAGATTAAATATATTCTTTTTATTAGTAGGAGAATATAAATTAATCATAGGTCTAGTTAAAAGTTGAGCCTCTATTAAAGAATTTTTAAATATAATAGAAAATACACCCATTTGATCTCCGTCAAAGTCAGCATTATAGCCTGCACAACATATAGGTGTGAATTTCACAGCTCTTCCTTCTGCCATAAGAGGGTGAAATGATTGAGTATTCATCTTATGCAGTGTTGGGGCTCTATTAACTATAACAGTATTATCTATTGTATTGTCAAATAAATCACATGACAACAGGCAACGATTAGATAGTTTTCTTGCTTTTTTTCTACTTATTGTTTTTAGATTTGGATCATATAATTTTAATATAGACCTTCTAAATTTTTTAATTTTTTTTCTTAGTTTTTTTTTATTTTCATCTTCATAATCTTTGTAAGTTAAAGAAAATTTATGCAACATGTTTGATGGAAGACCAACATAAGATATATGTAAATCTGGACCAGGCACTATAACAGATCTACCTGAACAATCAACTCTAAATCCAAGTAATTTTTGTCTAAATAAACCATATTTACCGTGTAGTCTATTATAGATATTATTAGAATCCGGATAAGCATCTAAAAATAATGTATATGTTATAAGGGTCTTAGCTGTAAAAAATAACATAGCTATACTTTTTAAATTATATTTGTGTTTTGGACGATTTAAAACTGTATTATTAGCGTTCAAAAGAAACCTATATATATAATTAAATTTAGAATCTATCTTTTTATTATTAATTTTTCCTAAATTTTCTCTTAAATTTATAGGTATAACAGGCATAAGAATCACAAAATATTCTGTGAAATGGTTGTTTTGTATGTGTTTAATTATGTGTATATTGTCTGAAAAAATTTTACTTTTATACGATTTTTTTCTAAATAGTTTAGTTTTAAATAGTTTAAGTATTTTACAAAATTCGTATAAAAAATTTATAAAATTGTAAAATCTATTAAAAAAACGTTCAAAATCGCTTGCAGAAAGTTGTTCTTCACATGGAGCTGTAGGAGCTCTATAACATTCACCATAATATACATTATATTTATCAAATTCATTAAATTTTTTAAATAACTTAAATAAATCTGATAAGTTTTTAATGTTAATTGGGTTACATATAGGGAAGTATAAAAATATAGCGCCATAACGTCCTTCTCTTTCATTATTAAATTTCATAGCTTTTCCACAATAATAACAAGAAGAATTTTTTATTCTATTTTCATTAAACTTCAATACTTTGTTACATGTTTTACTATGACATATATAACGATATCCGAATATTTTTTCACACAATATTCCTCCGTCTCTGTATCTTATTCTTTTGTGTAAATAAGGAGACGAATTATATACTAAGCTTATTATAAATTCTTCGTTGTCCACTCTTACTATTTTATTTAGTATGTCGTTGTAATTTAAAAAAGATACTTCTATATTTTTATATTGTTTCATTTTATTAAAATTTTAAGTATAAGCTTTATTATTAAATTTAATGCTTACTAACACTGCTTTAAGTTCCGCTATTAGATCAGTAAATGTTTTTGACAATAAATTACTATAATCGTACATAATCTTTTCAGTAACAAATTTAATATTTGTTTTTAATAAAGACATTTCTTTTAAATTATAAGAAGCACCATGTGCCTCTAAAGACCATACTTCCATTTCACCAAATTTTTGCTCTTTACTTTCTCCGTGCACATATTGAACCAATTTAGAAGAAGAGCATCTATACCTGAACTTACTTTTAGAAGTGTGCATCAACTTAAAAAAGTATAAAATAACATGATGAGTAAAACCTTTCAATTTATATCCTGTTTTAAAATCTCTAAAAACTGATACAGCATTTTGACTAGATTTAAGTTTAACATATCTATTATTTATTTTATTAGATACAGATTTAACATATAAAGATGAATACATGTCAGAACTATGTAAGTTTATAGGAGACTTTATTCTTACATTATCTATATCACATGTATTTCCTATGTACCCCTCTATAAACTGGCCTACATTCATTCTAGACGCTGCACCTATAGGGCTTGTTATAATGTTAGGTAGTTTATCTTCAGAAGTATAAGGAGATTCTGGAATTTCTATAATTTTAGATATAGTACCTTTATTTCCGTGTCTACCACATAACTTGTCTCCAACATTTATATTATTTATGCTTACTAAAAATAATTTAAAATTAGCATAATTTAAGTTACTTCCTATTCTTACAAAATTAGAGTACTGAGTACATTCATATTTTACTAATTTTTTAATATCAGTTTGATCTGAATATAAACATTTCTTAGATTTTATAACAATTTTTTTTATTTTTCTTCTACGTTTTCTTCTTCTTACTGCTCTTTTCAAGGCTTCACGTTTTTGTTTTTTAAGGTTTGATATAATTCTTATTATTATTTTAAAAATTTTTTTTTTATTGTCTATTAATATTGTTTCTATATATTTTTTTTTTTTAAAGCTTAAATCAATGTCGTCTATGTCAAATTCTAAAGAAGTTAACATATCATTGTAAGCTACATTTTTATTTAAAACGATAGCGTCCTCATGTTCGTATCCGTAATAAAAGCTATAATTAACAAAATTATTAAATCCTAAAGTAAATTCACAATTTGCAGCATCTGAAGGTATTGCTAATATAGTACCTATATTAGATTTTTCTCCTTCCCATACCACAGGTCTATAGCGTGTATAATAATTATAATCGTGTATATTATAAGGCGATAAATAATAACTAACATATCTATTATTATCGTCTAATATAGTTATTTTATAATTTGTAGATAATACAATTATACCACTAGTAGAAGAAATTATACATTTATTAGATATTAAATTTGTAATTTGGTTATATTTTGTATACACATATTGAGGATTTGAGTGTATAAGAGGAACAGCTTGCGTATGCATTTTTGATCCCATTAAACTTCTACACATGTCGTTATTTAATAAAAAAGGGATTAATAATTCAGTTATATTGAAAATATTGTAAAATGTTAAACTAGAATTAGAACTATGTTTATCTAGTTTTACAATTTTAAATTCTCCATTTTCTATAACTTCTACATGATTTATTTTAAAATTATATGATTTTTTAAGTAAGTTATTATAGTTATTTATTGTTATACTGTTTAAATTTTTAGAAAATTGATCTAAATATATATTATTAAGAAATTTTTGTTTATTTATAATAACAGTTTTTAATTTTTTATTTTGTTCTATTGTGTTTGTTGTTATTGTTGAAAGTATTCCGCATTTTTCCCCGTCAACAGTATAAAGTATATTTATAAAATTTAAATAAAAATATTGTACTTGCCTTAAATATTTAGGGATAGCGAAAGTTGTACTAGTTGATGATGTTGAATATCCAAATATATTAAGTTTGAACTTATTTTGTACACAGGATAGCAAGTTCAATTGATTAGTGTAGTGCAAAGAAGGATTTAATAAAAAATTTTCTCTAAATAAAGGTATATTTGAAAATTTAGTTTTACTGTCTAATACATGTAGTATATGCTTTTTAGGGTCTGTAAAATGATATGTAGAAAGTGATTTTTTAATTAAATTAAACATGTTATCGCATATACTGTTTACATTTTTGTTTATAAAACTATCAGAATTAATAAAAGTTATTTTTTTATGTACAGCATTTATAAACTTATTTATTACAGAAATAATATCCGCGTAAGAACAATTTTTATTATAAGCTGTAAAAAATGAATTAATTACATTATCATTATAATCGTTATAAAACTTATCGTTTATAGCCTCAATTATTTCAAATATAGTTAATTTTATAAAATTTTTATGTATGCTGTTAAATTTTATAACCTCACTTAAATCTAGTTTACTTAAATCATTTAACTTAACATATACATACTTATTTTGTGAGACGCTTACATGCATATAGTTAAAACCTGTTAAATTTATTAAATAATTTTTTATTAATCTTTTTTTTTGCACTGTAGAAGTGTGCTTTATAATAGATTTAAGATGTAGTACTGGAGTCCTATTAAAACCATTAATAAGTATTTCTCCTGTTGCGTCTACTTTTGGTATATTTAATATGTTATAATTTATGTTTATACTTTTAGACTGATCATTAAATATAAATTTTAATGGAACATTAAAAGAGTAGTACATTGTACTATAAGAAAGCAAATAATAGCTATTATAATTTATTTTATCTATAGACTTTATTGAAAGTAAATTAAAATAAAGTTTAATATTTTGTACTTTTACTCTATAGTTATTACGTTTTAGTAATTTTTTTTGATATTTTACAACATCAAAAAATAACGTATATATATTATTTAAAATATAGTTTATATAAGTTTTATATATAGTATTATAATCTTTAACGTTAAACATTTTTAAATATAAACATAATAAAATAAAATATAAAAAAATTTTAAAACATATGCAATATTCTGAAATATTTTATATTTTTCCTTATAAAGTTTCTATTTTTTTTTAATAAACGTTTTGTATTTTTTTTAAATATTATACGTTTTTTATTTTTTAAATCTATAAATTTATCTATATAATCAAAATTTAAAATCATTTTTTTTTTATTTATAAAAAATGCAAGTAAGATTATTAAAATTTAAATATTCTCTTATTTTAACGTATTCTTTATTTGGTTTATGAAATAAAATTGTTTTTATTTGTACAGTATTAAAACCACAATGACTGTAATCTAAAAGAGGACCACGAAAAGTTTTAAAAGCTTTATAAATTTTTTTGTAAATCAAGCTGCTTATATTTATAAATCTTATTTTATTTTTTTTTATCTTTTTAAATAATTTAACGTTTATAAAAATATCTTCAACTTTATTATTTTTAAAATTAAATTTATATAATGCTTCAATCATTATGTACAAGAATTATATTTAGTGCATAAAACATTAGTGTAAGCATGTTTAGATAGTTTAATATTAAATTTTAAAAATCTATTTATTAAATGCTTATTATTTAAATATATTTTTAAAATAGAGTTTGTATGTCCTATTTTTATATGTTTTTTAGTTTTAGCCATATTTAAATTATACACTTTATTTATTTTATCTATATGTGTTATTTTAAAAGTTAATGTCATTTTTTTTATAAAAATTTATAATGAGCTATAAAAATTACAGCAATATTTAAAACTTATATTATCTAAATTTTCCAATAAAATAGATTTATTATTAAAGCATGAAACAATTTTGAATCTGTTTAAATACTCTTTTGTCTTATTTGATAATAATTCATTTATCCTGTATAAAGGTCTTAAACCATAAAGTATGTTATAAGAATACTTAATAAAAGAATTTTTTAAATTTTCATCTATATCATAAAAATAAAAAGAATTATTTAAATTTATTTTATATATTATGTTATCTAATATACTAAGGCACATAGGTAAACTAACAGGGTCGAATATTAACATGTTGTTCACTCTACCTAAAAATTCAGGTCTAAAGAAATCTTTTATTGACTTTAAAATTTTATTTTTATAAAAATTTTTATTATCAAAAGTTAAACTATTATCGCACCCTAAATTACTTGTAAATATGATGAAAGAATTATTAAAAGTTAAAACGTCTCCGTTAGCTGCCGTCAATTTTCCTTCTTCTAATAGCTGAAGCATTAAATCGTTTATAGATTTATGTGCTTTTTCTATTTCATCAAATAAAATCACACAATTAGGCATAGATTTAACTTTATTTATAAAATCATTATTTTCGTTATAACCAACATACCCTGGAGGAGAACCTAATATTTTAGATATAGAATGAGCTTCCATATATTCACTCATATTAAGCTTTATAAGTTGTTTAGTAGATTTAAATAAACTATAAGTAAAAATTTTTGCCAATTCTGTTTTACCTGCCCCACTAGGACCACAAAACAGAAAACTGCTTAAAGGTTTTGTTTTACTAGGTATGTAAAACGACTTGTTTATGCTCTTTACAACTGGTTCTATAAGGTTTATATTGTTTTTTAAATAATTGTACAGATACATATTAATATAATTTAAATCTTGTTTTTTATTAATTAGACATAAATTTTTAATATACGCTAGTAAATTATTTATGTATTGTTCGTAATTTTTGGTATTATTTGTTAATGTAGGGTATAAATTTGAAAATTTTTGTATTTCTATATTATTATATGAGGTTAAATATTGTTTTTTTTCTAAAATTATAGATGTGTTTAAGTTGCTAGTGTATGGTAAATTATTTTTTTTAATTAAAAAATCTAAAGATTTTTTATAGTTATAATCTATTTCTTTTATAAATATTACAATATTTTCATTTTTGTAATTAGTTATAAAATTATTAAACTCTGTGGGGCTGGTTTTAATTAAATTTAAAAAATCAATATACTTATAAAAAACAATTAATATTTTTCCTAATATTTTAACGAATTTTATTTTTTCAATGTATTTGTCGCCAAAAAGTTTAATAAAGTTAATAGTTAATTTATTTAATATTTTATTAGTTGTTTTTGTGTTAGTTTTATTATTTATATCTATTATAAATTTGAAAACTATATCATGAACCATATAAATAGTATTATGTGCTATATTTTGAAGCATATGCACCATACTATCTACATCAACAACATATGATTTTTTTTTTTTTACAACTTTATAAATAAAAAGTTTGTAAATAGATTTATTCTTATAGTCGTTTATTAAATCATAAACGTTGTATAGGTAGTGTTTAGTTAAAAATTTAAGTATATAAGACATTTTACTGTAAAATTATATATTTTGTAAAATTATTGTCGCTTCTAAATAGTTTATTTTCTTGAAGTAAATTTAAATTATTTACTATTTTATTTATATTATTTACTAAAAACCTAGACCCTTGTGTAGGGCAGTAAGATAAATTAGACAGCATAGCTTTAATTGATGTAGACATGTTAACTTTAGTATTGTACTCTTCGCTATATAAATATTTTTCCAATATATTGTAAAGGTGTAAAGAGGATAAAGGGTTAAATATAATTATATCATTTAATCTATTTATAAATTCTAATTTAAAATTAGAATTTATATCCTCTCTAACTTTATTGTAATATTTAGTAGTAAATTGTTCGTTTTTGTTTATAGTGTTAAATATTTTACTACCTAAGTTGCTGGTAAAAAATATTAAAGATTTATTGAACTTACAAGAGTTACCTTTAGAATCTGTTAGTAATCCCTCGTCTAATATTTGTAAAAATATAGAAAAAATATTTTTGTCTGCTTTTTCTATTTCGTCAAACAATACAATAGGAGACTCTACAGAATTAATTTTATTTATAAGGTTACCTCCGCTTTCGTGTCCTACATACCCAGGAGGAGCTCCTATAAGTTTAGATACAGAGTGACTTTCTTTATACTCACTCATATCAAATTGTAATAAATTAGTTTGAGATTTATAAAGATAATTTGTTATAAGTTTTACTATTTCAGTTTTACCTGTACCACTTGGACCGCATAATAGAAAGCTTCCTATAGGTTTAATTTTATTATTAAAATTAAAATTTAATAAATAAGTTGATATTTTTTTAGTTATTAGATCTTGCCCAAATATAAATTTGTTTATTAAATTATAAAAGTTATAAACTAAAGACGTGTTAGAATAGTCTAAAATATTATTAACGTTTATAAAATTATTTATAAAGCAGCTTATAATAGATTTATTTACAGATTTTATCTTAGTATTTATAAACAAATTACATATGTTTTTTTGATGTTTAACTTTTATAAAATCATATAAAACACTACAAGCATAAATATAATCGCGTGTGTTATGTAAAGTTTTTGTTATATAAGTTAAATATTTAATATGGGATCTATTAATGTTTTGTAATAAATCATATTTATATAAACGAGACACAATAGTGCTATAATACAAATTTACATATATTAGCTCGTTTTTTTCATTTAATTCTTTAAGTACGTCTTTATTAGTACTGTGGAGTATATAACAAAAATCAAATGCAACATCAACGTCTTCGTTTTTATTTGCAATTATATTGTTGATTTTACCTAATAGTTTAAATACATAAGTTAAATATAACTTGTTATTTGATACGTGAACAATATTAGTTTTAAATAAGCTATACAGCTTTATTAAAACACTGAATAAAATGTTAGGGTATTTGTAAGATATTATCTTATTTTTAAGTGATTTGTTATAAGTTT
Coding sequences within it:
- a CDS encoding AAA domain (Cdc48 subfamily) containing protein, producing MSYILKFLTKHYLYNVYDLINDYKNKSIYKLFIYKVVKKKKSYVVDVDSMVHMLQNIAHNTIYMVHDIVFKFIIDINNKTNTKTTNKILNKLTINFIKLFGDKYIEKIKFVKILGKILIVFYKYIDFLNLIKTSPTEFNNFITNYKNENIVIFIKEIDYNYKKSLDFLIKKNNLPYTSNLNTSIILEKKQYLTSYNNIEIQKFSNLYPTLTNNTKNYEQYINNLLAYIKNLCLINKKQDLNYINMYLYNYLKNNINLIEPVVKSINKSFYIPSKTKPLSSFLFCGPSGAGKTELAKIFTYSLFKSTKQLIKLNMSEYMEAHSISKILGSPPGYVGYNENNDFINKVKSMPNCVILFDEIEKAHKSINDLMLQLLEEGKLTAANGDVLTFNNSFIIFTSNLGCDNSLTFDNKNFYKNKILKSIKDFFRPEFLGRVNNMLIFDPVSLPMCLSILDNIIYKINLNNSFYFYDIDENLKNSFIKYSYNILYGLRPLYRINELLSNKTKEYLNRFKIVSCFNNKSILLENLDNISFKYCCNFYSSL
- a CDS encoding AAA domain (Cdc48 subfamily) containing protein; amino-acid sequence: MLNKFYQYLDFHNIDSKIISHFNLFSELLKYSYNTFAKYNRPKINFNINCVKKYENILLYDYFSNYIFNTLKTYNKSLKNKIISYKYPNILFSVLIKLYSLFKTNIVHVSNNKLYLTYVFKLLGKINNIIANKNEDVDVAFDFCYILHSTNKDVLKELNEKNELIYVNLYYSTIVSRLYKYDLLQNINRSHIKYLTYITKTLHNTRDYIYACSVLYDFIKVKHQKNICNLFINTKIKSVNKSIISCFINNFINVNNILDYSNTSLVYNFYNLINKFIFGQDLITKKISTYLLNFNFNNKIKPIGSFLLCGPSGTGKTEIVKLITNYLYKSQTNLLQFDMSEYKESHSVSKLIGAPPGYVGHESGGNLINKINSVESPIVLFDEIEKADKNIFSIFLQILDEGLLTDSKGNSCKFNKSLIFFTSNLGSKIFNTINKNEQFTTKYYNKVREDINSNFKLEFINRLNDIIIFNPLSSLHLYNILEKYLYSEEYNTKVNMSTSIKAMLSNLSYCPTQGSRFLVNNINKIVNNLNLLQENKLFRSDNNFTKYIILQ